A stretch of Microbulbifer sp. SAOS-129_SWC DNA encodes these proteins:
- a CDS encoding IS30 family transposase, producing the protein MSYNQLTENERYQIYSLKKAGHSQIEIAELLERHPSTICRELRRNKGLRGYRPGQAQKLSNVRRYGAHKARKVTDEVRDQIETLLRQELSPQQVADYLKRCTGISLHHETIYQLIYADKAHGGDLYTHLRVASKPYRKRYGSNDQRGKIKNRVSIDERPEVVDLGNRIGDWEGDTVIGKGRKGALLTLVERKSLYTVIVLLTGKRADLLAAAAVAHMVHLKEKVKTITFDNGLEFAGHEEIAKGLEADIYFAHPYASWERGINENTNGLIRQYFPKGTDFSTVSDEQVQFVMDRLNSRPRATRGGRSPNELFMGRRDDLLAA; encoded by the coding sequence ATGAGCTACAACCAGCTGACCGAGAACGAACGATACCAGATTTATAGTCTGAAGAAAGCCGGGCACTCGCAAATAGAGATTGCCGAACTTCTGGAAAGGCATCCCTCTACGATCTGTCGAGAGCTGCGTCGCAACAAAGGGCTACGAGGGTACCGGCCCGGGCAAGCTCAAAAGCTGTCGAATGTTAGACGGTATGGGGCCCACAAGGCTCGGAAGGTGACGGACGAGGTACGTGATCAGATTGAAACGCTGCTCCGGCAGGAGTTAAGCCCGCAGCAGGTAGCAGATTATCTGAAACGGTGTACGGGTATTTCCTTACATCATGAGACAATTTATCAGCTGATCTATGCCGACAAGGCTCATGGCGGCGATTTGTATACGCATCTGCGAGTAGCGTCAAAGCCCTACCGCAAGCGTTACGGCAGCAACGATCAACGCGGCAAGATCAAGAACAGAGTGAGTATTGATGAACGCCCTGAGGTTGTTGACCTGGGTAACCGAATTGGCGACTGGGAAGGCGATACAGTCATCGGCAAAGGCCGCAAAGGTGCGCTATTGACCCTGGTAGAGCGCAAATCGCTGTATACGGTCATTGTGTTGCTGACGGGCAAGAGAGCCGACTTGCTCGCCGCTGCAGCGGTTGCGCATATGGTACACCTTAAGGAGAAAGTCAAAACAATCACGTTCGACAATGGCCTTGAGTTTGCCGGTCATGAAGAGATCGCGAAAGGACTGGAGGCGGATATTTACTTTGCCCATCCCTATGCATCATGGGAGCGTGGAATCAATGAAAATACCAATGGTCTTATTCGGCAATATTTCCCGAAGGGAACGGACTTCAGTACGGTATCGGATGAGCAGGTTCAGTTTGTCATGGACCGCCTGAACAGCAGACCAAGAGCGACCAGGGGTGGACGATCGCCAAATGAGCTATTTATGGGGCGGCGGGACGATTTGCTCGCTGCATGA